In a single window of the Niabella ginsenosidivorans genome:
- a CDS encoding type VI secretion system baseplate subunit TssF, whose protein sequence is MNESREHIRNRMLQNAAKIWGYAETEEASSFDPLVGLLLSANAAELERLSNEIYHSRNRVMERIVQLLAPDVLTGPRLASAILNANSLEDVAVLSTKEQFFITQNVRSSTDEAPRTTDIFFTPTDNFIINKCKVRFAATGNKIYRYPGGVTKELMGMAEEQQWLAPSVLWIAVDQKELNLNNTQFYFQYRSEVNRAIFYNQLKNTGWKVAGHPLNIHKGYNVSPNNNPDWYATQLIQQEASATTRYIKLVNELYEESFVSIKDPLVHQYTAEEKEIPGEIKTVFGTRVLQALNEPLCWIRISFPENITSTMLEDVSVFSNCFPVVNRRLHEITYRVQEMINVIPLLTGDDQFYDLGEITDETGRFLHTRQNTEEDAGKMSILLRNGGAGRFDERDATVVIENLVQLLRDESAAFSKLGKDLISQEIKTLQQSITKIEQLVGENTGNQSAYTPYLMIRNQKQTHSRFLYIEYWSTNGYAANGLRPGTRLQPYKTGSVNHSSVFLLTNTQNGKNRLSQTDSVVAYKYALLSKDRVMSRNDIILYCKLFLGNMVQEVKVEKGFMVSPETTKGFMKTIDVTVALRRKEFIEAQEKGEIAQWEKELAAQLTERSMAFIPYRVFIKEAPGF, encoded by the coding sequence ATGAACGAGAGCAGGGAACATATAAGGAACCGGATGCTGCAGAATGCAGCCAAGATATGGGGATACGCGGAAACAGAGGAGGCCTCCAGTTTTGATCCGCTTGTCGGGTTGCTTTTGTCTGCAAACGCAGCGGAACTGGAGCGTTTGTCCAATGAAATCTATCATTCCCGTAACCGGGTAATGGAGCGCATTGTACAGCTGCTGGCCCCGGATGTGCTGACAGGCCCCAGGCTGGCATCCGCAATTTTAAACGCAAACAGCCTGGAAGATGTTGCTGTATTGTCAACGAAAGAGCAATTTTTCATTACCCAGAATGTGAGAAGCAGCACAGATGAAGCGCCCAGGACCACCGATATTTTTTTTACACCGACAGATAACTTCATCATTAATAAATGCAAAGTCCGGTTTGCCGCAACCGGTAACAAGATTTATCGCTATCCCGGGGGTGTTACCAAGGAGCTGATGGGGATGGCAGAGGAGCAGCAGTGGCTGGCGCCTTCAGTTTTATGGATTGCGGTTGATCAGAAGGAACTGAACCTGAATAACACCCAGTTCTATTTTCAGTACCGGAGCGAGGTGAACCGTGCCATTTTTTATAACCAGCTTAAAAATACCGGTTGGAAGGTGGCAGGTCATCCTTTAAATATCCACAAGGGCTATAATGTAAGCCCCAATAACAATCCTGACTGGTATGCCACACAGCTGATCCAGCAGGAAGCCAGTGCCACTACCCGTTATATAAAACTGGTAAATGAATTATATGAAGAGTCTTTTGTAAGCATTAAAGATCCCCTTGTGCACCAATATACGGCAGAAGAAAAGGAAATACCCGGTGAAATAAAAACGGTTTTTGGAACCCGGGTATTACAGGCCCTTAACGAGCCGCTGTGCTGGATCAGGATCAGCTTTCCGGAAAATATCACCAGCACGATGCTGGAAGACGTAAGTGTTTTTTCTAATTGTTTTCCTGTTGTAAACAGGCGGTTGCATGAAATTACCTACCGCGTTCAGGAAATGATCAACGTTATTCCGCTGCTTACCGGCGATGACCAGTTCTATGATCTGGGTGAAATTACAGATGAAACAGGCCGTTTTCTGCATACCCGGCAGAATACGGAAGAGGATGCCGGCAAAATGAGCATTCTGCTCCGTAACGGCGGTGCCGGCCGTTTTGATGAACGGGATGCCACTGTTGTTATTGAAAACCTTGTGCAATTGCTGCGGGATGAAAGCGCAGCATTCTCAAAGCTGGGTAAAGATCTTATTTCCCAGGAAATAAAAACCCTGCAGCAATCCATTACAAAAATAGAGCAGTTGGTTGGCGAAAATACAGGCAATCAGTCTGCATATACCCCTTATCTGATGATAAGGAACCAGAAGCAAACCCATTCCCGGTTTTTATACATAGAATACTGGAGCACCAATGGGTATGCAGCTAATGGCTTGCGGCCGGGCACACGCCTGCAGCCTTATAAAACGGGCTCCGTCAATCACTCTTCCGTGTTCTTGCTGACCAATACGCAGAACGGTAAAAACAGGCTGAGCCAGACGGACAGTGTGGTGGCCTATAAATATGCGCTGCTTTCCAAAGACCGGGTCATGAGCAGGAATGACATCATTCTTTACTGCAAATTATTTTTGGGCAACATGGTGCAGGAAGTAAAAGTGGAAAAAGGTTTTATGGTTTCACCTGAAACGACCAAGGGCTTTATGAAAACAATTGATGTTACTGTTGCCCTGAGAAGAAAAGAATTTATTGAAGCGCAGGAAAAAGGAGAGATCGCACAGTGGGAAAAGGAATTAGCGGCACAGCTAACAGAACGGTCAATGGCTTTTATCCCTTACAGGGTGTTTATAAAAGAGGCGCCAGGCTTTTAA
- a CDS encoding GPW/gp25 family protein, which produces MLNPYYKLPLELENIVSRKEVRKCSLKDSIAHHLHLMLTTSFGELLSDEQFGNKLWDEDFDNVSYRNKQKEKILISIGKTITRFEKRLEKVKVEMSVQQEETPSGTADPSMKRKLEFTITAVISATNEPITYRDGFFISPLAYN; this is translated from the coding sequence ATGTTGAATCCATATTATAAATTACCTCTGGAGCTGGAAAATATTGTGAGCCGGAAAGAGGTCCGGAAATGCTCACTAAAAGATTCTATAGCGCACCATCTGCATTTAATGCTTACCACTTCTTTCGGGGAATTGTTAAGTGATGAGCAGTTTGGCAACAAATTATGGGATGAAGATTTTGATAATGTTTCATACCGGAATAAGCAAAAGGAGAAAATATTAATATCGATTGGTAAAACAATCACCAGGTTTGAGAAACGACTGGAAAAGGTGAAAGTAGAGATGAGCGTTCAGCAGGAGGAAACTCCTTCCGGAACAGCAGATCCCAGCATGAAACGGAAGCTTGAATTTACTATTACCGCTGTTATTAGCGCAACCAATGAACCGATCACCTATCGGGACGGGTTCTTTATAAGCCCGTTAGCCTACAACTAA
- a CDS encoding J domain-containing protein, translated as MAGTLKNFYETLGVPRSATDEQIKTAYRKLILKFHPDKNVGDTYFEDWSKKIIEAFEVLSDPQLRAEYDQVYDEHKRAAKRTFQETATPPPPEPASTASAAEPEPAKEPFRPEAEEEPSENAPAFEEAAAEPAPIVEETTDQDAEMAAIKEQVPAYITAKQEYLRAEKNFKTIKQQKPAAASQKNNWPLIALCLLLIAGSVVWMIKAPPAKDKIATGPDGAVTLASKVMIVSAPKAFFYEDPQKLIKTNKYVTAGNKVSVSKKYKNYYYAVFHSIADPNYQVAGWINAADLQQ; from the coding sequence ATGGCAGGAACATTAAAAAATTTTTACGAAACGCTTGGTGTGCCCCGGTCTGCAACTGATGAGCAGATAAAAACGGCTTACCGTAAACTGATCCTGAAATTTCATCCCGACAAAAACGTTGGGGACACTTATTTTGAAGACTGGTCAAAGAAGATCATTGAAGCTTTTGAAGTATTGAGTGACCCTCAGTTGCGCGCAGAATATGACCAGGTATATGATGAGCACAAGCGGGCAGCAAAAAGAACCTTCCAGGAAACAGCAACACCGCCGCCCCCTGAACCGGCCTCTACGGCTTCAGCAGCAGAGCCGGAGCCTGCAAAGGAACCATTCCGGCCCGAAGCAGAAGAGGAACCTTCTGAAAACGCGCCTGCTTTTGAAGAGGCAGCAGCAGAACCGGCCCCCATTGTTGAGGAAACAACAGATCAGGATGCGGAAATGGCTGCAATAAAAGAGCAGGTGCCTGCTTATATTACAGCCAAACAGGAATACCTGAGAGCTGAAAAAAATTTTAAAACGATAAAGCAGCAAAAGCCTGCAGCAGCTTCCCAAAAGAATAACTGGCCGCTGATTGCCCTTTGTCTTTTACTGATTGCAGGTTCGGTGGTTTGGATGATTAAAGCGCCGCCGGCAAAGGACAAAATAGCTACCGGTCCCGATGGCGCGGTTACACTTGCCAGTAAAGTAATGATCGTATCGGCTCCCAAAGCATTTTTTTATGAGGATCCACAGAAGCTCATCAAAACCAATAAATATGTGACAGCCGGAAACAAAGTAAGTGTTTCAAAAAAGTATAAAAACTATTATTATGCTGTTTTTCATAGTATTGCGGATCCCAACTATCAGGTTGCCGGGTGGATAAATGCGGCAGATCTTCAGCAATAG